A genomic stretch from Erysipelothrix sp. HDW6C includes:
- a CDS encoding InlB B-repeat-containing protein — MRKKSIIIGIFLSVICAISVPVFAMDGDTGMNDKEHDTVIFDEMVNQDVVEDEANEGIQHDSESVEEVVENEDSVEMSNDFESTEENTVQVESNPDQAIVTIPDEQLRIRIKRQLNLTLDDEITVARMKELTQISTISYGDVSNLEGLQYAVNLEGYITIQGTSTSRGHITDLTPLSQLTKITGLNLMYNDIEDLTPLSNLTNLTVLTITNNKVKSLHGLENLNKLEYLHVWSNQIESLDPLENITSLKDVILDQNKFTNLNGLRNSRNLERVKIVYGLVEDISGLENMESLTSVQIQGTNLADLTPLANAPKLTNLNVSHNKIVDFSPIPASVTTLRGDNQTAEVTLHLTGPEYAHYLNTSEITNTFHRYNYESLPLIESDAVTMVDDQTVAIKDSPLEFDASFNNMDGKLQGNVHVTIQIPQFHVSFDPQNGNDMEQIEDVDFGSRIDTPVSPTRAGYTFAGWYVDDSFTEKWDFMTDKVEHDIILFAKWNLNPIVTTKYQVTYVDGVADAIIFADQEYLVEEGAITPDYVGLPTRSGYVFKGWSPEIADTVTENQIYTAQWERIETVVESPAPKLPNTGIANNTLGYFVSTLGITLLLSTHILKKNRKH, encoded by the coding sequence ATGCGTAAAAAATCTATTATTATCGGTATATTTCTAAGTGTTATCTGTGCAATTTCTGTACCAGTTTTTGCGATGGATGGTGATACAGGGATGAACGATAAAGAACACGATACCGTAATTTTCGATGAAATGGTGAATCAGGATGTGGTTGAAGATGAAGCCAATGAAGGAATACAACATGATTCAGAATCTGTCGAAGAAGTGGTTGAAAATGAAGATAGTGTGGAAATGTCAAATGATTTTGAATCCACTGAAGAAAATACAGTTCAAGTTGAGTCAAACCCAGATCAAGCAATTGTCACGATTCCAGATGAGCAATTAAGAATTCGCATCAAACGCCAATTGAATCTTACTTTAGACGATGAAATAACAGTTGCGAGAATGAAAGAATTAACGCAAATTAGCACAATATCCTATGGTGATGTTTCAAACTTGGAGGGACTTCAGTATGCAGTCAATCTCGAAGGTTACATTACAATACAAGGAACGTCAACTTCGCGAGGCCATATTACCGACCTTACACCGCTGTCACAACTGACAAAAATAACAGGTCTCAATTTGATGTATAACGATATAGAAGATCTAACACCCTTAAGCAATCTTACAAATCTTACAGTATTAACGATTACGAATAATAAGGTGAAATCCCTTCATGGTCTTGAAAACTTAAACAAACTCGAGTATCTTCATGTTTGGTCAAACCAAATTGAGAGTTTGGATCCTTTGGAAAATATAACATCGCTAAAAGATGTTATTCTTGATCAAAATAAATTTACAAATCTTAATGGTCTGCGAAATTCAAGAAACCTAGAACGCGTAAAAATTGTGTATGGTTTGGTTGAGGACATCTCAGGGCTAGAGAATATGGAGAGTTTAACGTCAGTTCAAATTCAAGGTACAAACTTAGCCGATTTAACGCCGCTCGCAAACGCACCAAAACTTACGAATCTAAACGTTTCTCATAATAAGATTGTTGATTTCAGTCCTATCCCAGCAAGTGTCACAACGCTAAGAGGGGACAATCAAACAGCCGAAGTGACCCTGCACCTTACGGGTCCAGAGTATGCCCATTATTTAAATACTTCAGAAATCACAAACACGTTCCATCGTTATAATTATGAGTCTTTACCTTTGATTGAAAGTGATGCCGTTACGATGGTTGATGACCAGACAGTTGCAATCAAAGACTCCCCATTAGAATTTGATGCCAGCTTCAATAACATGGATGGAAAGCTACAAGGGAATGTACATGTGACCATTCAGATACCACAATTCCACGTGTCCTTTGACCCACAAAATGGCAATGACATGGAACAAATTGAAGATGTGGACTTTGGTTCACGCATTGACACACCCGTATCACCAACAAGGGCAGGATACACATTTGCAGGATGGTATGTTGACGATAGCTTTACGGAAAAATGGGATTTCATGACTGATAAAGTTGAACATGACATCATACTTTTTGCAAAATGGAATCTCAATCCAATTGTCACAACTAAATATCAAGTCACGTATGTCGATGGCGTAGCTGACGCAATAATCTTTGCGGATCAAGAATACCTTGTAGAAGAAGGGGCAATCACGCCAGATTATGTGGGGTTACCCACACGTTCGGGTTACGTATTTAAGGGATGGAGTCCGGAAATTGCTGACACCGTCACAGAAAATCAAATCTATACAGCACAATGGGAACGTATTGAAACTGTAGTTGAATCCCCCGCACCAAAGCTACCCAATACGGGTATTGCCAATAATACGTTGGGGTACTTCGTTTCGACACTGGGGATTACCCTACTTCTCAGTACGCATATTTTAAAAAAGAATCGCAAACACTAA
- a CDS encoding ABC transporter permease, with protein sequence MFLALKEMKKEKSRFAMILLVTILIAYLVYFLSSLAFGLAQINRTAVDYWNAEGIILSEASNQNIYASTIDINEISDAIDDTSHTINVISTTARISENQSEDPFNIVLIGSDTIETISPPLMEGRSVDNFDEIIVSKSLKAKLDFKVNDTLTLASTDREFKVVGITDDANFNTLPVAYVTRDMASQNSVMYKDGSDVNSVATPNTPQRVSAILVSENMDIQSLNRDTLRYFSIGEFINGLPGYQAQVLTFGLMIGSLSLISTIIIGIFMYILTMQKKSVFAVLKIQGYKDRYIISSVIFQTLMLTLLGFAIAYILAYLTVLFIPKLVPVAINVTLFIGITLFALLSSLFGTLFSAKSILKIDPLEAL encoded by the coding sequence ATGTTCTTAGCACTTAAAGAAATGAAAAAAGAGAAATCTCGGTTCGCAATGATACTGCTTGTTACGATATTGATTGCGTATCTTGTCTATTTTTTGTCTTCGCTTGCGTTTGGTTTGGCACAGATTAATCGAACCGCTGTTGACTATTGGAATGCGGAAGGCATTATACTTTCTGAAGCTTCCAATCAGAATATCTATGCATCAACCATTGATATCAATGAAATTTCTGATGCTATTGATGACACATCGCATACTATTAACGTTATTAGCACAACTGCACGAATCTCTGAAAACCAAAGTGAAGATCCCTTTAACATTGTATTGATTGGTTCTGATACAATTGAAACTATTTCCCCACCATTGATGGAAGGACGAAGTGTTGATAATTTTGATGAAATTATAGTTTCTAAAAGTTTAAAGGCTAAATTAGATTTCAAAGTGAATGACACGCTGACACTTGCGAGTACCGATCGAGAATTTAAAGTTGTTGGGATTACTGATGATGCAAACTTTAATACACTTCCTGTGGCTTATGTCACTCGCGACATGGCCTCACAAAACTCTGTTATGTATAAAGATGGTTCAGATGTGAATTCAGTTGCGACACCCAACACACCCCAACGCGTATCGGCGATTTTAGTGAGTGAGAACATGGATATTCAATCCCTAAATCGCGATACATTAAGGTATTTCAGTATTGGTGAGTTCATTAATGGGTTGCCTGGCTATCAAGCGCAAGTCCTTACCTTTGGTCTCATGATTGGATCGTTATCGCTCATATCAACGATTATTATCGGAATCTTCATGTATATATTAACCATGCAAAAGAAATCAGTCTTTGCAGTCCTAAAGATTCAAGGATATAAAGATCGCTATATCATTTCGTCGGTAATCTTCCAAACATTAATGCTAACACTGTTAGGCTTCGCAATCGCCTATATACTTGCTTACCTCACAGTCTTATTCATTCCAAAATTGGTACCCGTTGCAATCAATGTTACTTTGTTCATTGGTATTACATTGTTTGCTTTACTTTCATCATTATTTGGGACATTGTTCTCTGCCAAAAGCATTTTGAAAATTGATCCATTAGAAGCACTCTAG
- a CDS encoding Y-family DNA polymerase: MKQSPIFDYHKEPSRDILCIDCKSFYASCEAASLGLDPLKVKLVVMSYPSDSTRKRGSGLILASSPSAKKAYGITNVSRARDLPFPYPKDLVIVAPRMNHYMHVNRKINNIFRTFVDDANIAVYSVDETFLDVTDSLSYFKCDSAYELARIIQRKVFSETGIYTTIGIGENPLLAKLALDNEAKDNPDMKAEWRYEDVEYKLWNIDTMTDFWGIGHRTAKRLNKLGIYSIRELAHSNFYRLKKEMGVLGAQLYAHAWGIDRTFLGEDYAPKSKSVGNSQILIKDYDKRSEIEIVVREMADQVATRLRKDDKLTTCVSLWVGYSLTYKDAAGRSGFSKQLTIDATNTSKKITEAVLRIFNQYYDKQVVRNIGISCSKLEEPTRQQLNLFEDIKETDRNKKFDEVVDQVRRKYGFTKMIYTSSLMEGGRAIARSSLVGGHAGGMAGIEGKSDEED, from the coding sequence ATGAAACAATCACCGATCTTTGATTATCATAAAGAACCATCCCGCGATATTCTATGCATTGATTGCAAGAGTTTCTATGCCTCCTGTGAGGCAGCATCACTTGGACTTGATCCCCTTAAGGTGAAACTTGTGGTTATGAGTTATCCAAGTGACAGCACGCGTAAACGAGGTAGCGGGCTTATTCTGGCATCCAGTCCTTCCGCAAAGAAAGCTTACGGTATCACCAATGTCAGTCGCGCACGTGACTTGCCCTTCCCCTATCCCAAAGACTTGGTTATCGTTGCTCCTCGCATGAACCATTACATGCACGTGAATCGGAAGATTAATAACATATTTCGAACCTTTGTTGATGATGCGAACATCGCTGTGTACTCTGTTGATGAAACCTTTCTTGATGTCACAGATTCGCTGAGTTATTTCAAATGTGATAGTGCCTATGAGCTTGCGCGCATCATACAACGCAAAGTATTCTCAGAAACAGGAATCTATACAACGATTGGAATTGGTGAGAATCCTCTGCTTGCGAAATTGGCACTTGATAATGAAGCAAAAGATAACCCAGATATGAAAGCAGAATGGCGTTATGAAGATGTCGAATACAAACTTTGGAATATCGATACGATGACAGACTTTTGGGGAATCGGTCATCGCACAGCAAAGCGTCTGAATAAACTTGGAATTTATTCAATACGTGAGCTCGCTCACTCAAATTTTTATCGTTTAAAAAAGGAAATGGGTGTTTTGGGTGCCCAGCTTTATGCGCATGCTTGGGGCATCGATCGGACGTTTTTGGGCGAAGATTATGCTCCAAAGTCAAAATCTGTTGGGAATTCTCAGATTCTTATTAAGGATTATGATAAGCGCAGTGAGATTGAAATTGTGGTCCGCGAAATGGCCGACCAAGTTGCCACGCGATTACGTAAAGATGATAAACTAACAACATGTGTGAGTCTTTGGGTTGGTTACTCCTTAACTTATAAAGATGCGGCCGGAAGGTCTGGATTTAGCAAACAACTCACCATCGATGCAACCAATACCAGCAAGAAAATAACCGAGGCTGTATTGCGGATCTTTAATCAGTATTACGATAAACAGGTTGTCAGAAATATTGGGATATCCTGTTCAAAACTTGAGGAACCTACGCGTCAACAATTAAACCTCTTTGAAGATATCAAAGAGACCGATCGCAATAAAAAGTTTGATGAAGTTGTCGATCAAGTTCGCCGAAAGTATGGTTTTACAAAGATGATTTACACAAGTAGCCTGATGGAAGGGGGACGTGCAATTGCGCGCAGCTCCTTAGTCGGTGGGCATGCTGGGGGCATGGCGGGAATTGAGGGGAAATCTGATGAAGAGGACTAA
- the agaD gene encoding PTS galactosamine transporter subunit IID codes for MASNTPKTLTKADIDKLAWRSTLLQASFNYERMQGGGFLGAQVPALKKIYADDKEGLSAAMRDNLGFMNTHPQLVGFLLGLLISMEEQKEDRSTIQGLKMALFAPLAGIGDALFWFTILPIVAGISASFAMDGSFVGPILFFLVYLGIFLLRIPLTRMGYNLGTKALSKIKESSELISKSATILGITVIGGLIATYVNINVVAEIAISDTNVVNIQEALFDKVFPNLLPMAYTLLMFYLLRNKKVNPVVLILFTFILAIVCSFFGIL; via the coding sequence ATGGCATCTAATACACCGAAAACACTCACGAAAGCAGATATCGACAAACTAGCATGGCGTTCAACACTCTTGCAAGCATCGTTTAACTATGAGCGTATGCAAGGCGGTGGTTTCTTAGGCGCACAAGTACCGGCACTAAAGAAAATCTATGCGGATGATAAAGAGGGTTTATCAGCTGCGATGCGTGATAACCTTGGTTTTATGAATACGCATCCTCAACTTGTTGGGTTCTTATTGGGACTTCTTATTTCAATGGAAGAACAAAAAGAAGACCGTTCGACGATTCAAGGATTGAAAATGGCACTGTTTGCTCCATTGGCAGGGATTGGCGATGCACTATTTTGGTTCACAATACTACCAATTGTTGCGGGAATCAGTGCCTCGTTTGCAATGGATGGAAGCTTTGTAGGGCCAATTCTTTTCTTTCTTGTCTACCTGGGAATATTCTTGTTGCGAATCCCACTGACGCGTATGGGATACAATCTTGGAACCAAAGCCCTATCTAAGATTAAAGAGAGTTCGGAACTAATCTCAAAATCAGCAACAATTCTTGGTATTACCGTTATTGGTGGATTGATAGCGACCTATGTCAACATCAATGTTGTCGCTGAAATCGCAATCAGTGATACAAACGTTGTCAACATTCAAGAAGCACTCTTTGACAAGGTGTTTCCAAATCTCTTGCCGATGGCGTATACATTGCTGATGTTTTACCTATTAAGAAATAAAAAAGTGAATCCTGTAGTTTTGATTCTCTTTACATTTATACTGGCAATTGTATGTTCCTTCTTTGGAATATTATAA
- a CDS encoding NAD(P)-dependent oxidoreductase, which translates to MKIGIIGATGMAGSALYHESVKRGHDTTAIVRDADKANKLLNNPEHMIVKDAFSLTVADLQGFDVIINAFSITPDKAYRHVDFAANLITMFRETETPRIAFILGAGSLLDQNDIPFVETLKKDPTAAAWIATPINQKYEYEYLKNVDNVNWVGVSPSAMFIPGDAHNYVRGTNHLLVNEEGNSEVTSGTFAVALLDEIETPTVHCDRFTINNA; encoded by the coding sequence ATGAAAATAGGAATAATTGGTGCCACAGGGATGGCAGGGAGTGCACTTTATCACGAGTCAGTAAAACGCGGTCATGATACAACCGCAATCGTTCGCGATGCCGACAAAGCAAATAAACTTTTGAATAATCCTGAACACATGATTGTGAAGGATGCATTCAGCCTTACTGTTGCGGACTTGCAAGGTTTTGATGTTATCATCAACGCTTTCAGTATCACACCGGACAAGGCGTACCGTCATGTCGATTTTGCGGCAAACTTGATCACAATGTTCCGTGAAACAGAAACACCGCGTATCGCGTTCATATTGGGGGCAGGGAGCTTGTTGGATCAAAACGATATTCCTTTTGTTGAAACACTCAAAAAAGACCCTACAGCAGCGGCATGGATTGCAACACCCATTAATCAAAAGTATGAGTATGAATATTTAAAGAATGTTGATAATGTTAATTGGGTTGGCGTTTCCCCATCAGCAATGTTTATTCCTGGAGATGCACACAACTACGTACGTGGTACAAATCACCTTTTAGTCAATGAGGAAGGAAATTCTGAAGTAACAAGTGGAACATTTGCAGTTGCATTGTTGGATGAGATTGAAACACCAACGGTTCATTGCGATCGTTTTACGATTAACAACGCATAA
- a CDS encoding TetR/AcrR family transcriptional regulator: MSVNLRESIISVATDLFMKNGYLATSTRDIASILNVSQPSIYHHFKNKEAIYAEVLERFAVEIGNSIKEILTSDHSYEKRLIETSIYLKNNHAVNFSLMMNDIESELSDAVQYKVFTIWQQNYFQPIRDFFEAIAQYIGYDLNPEIASRHYLRLLSAYLSKSTYGSDVSDDDVHVAITIFLRGVIKSSDYDSFIESNTITQ; this comes from the coding sequence ATGAGTGTGAATCTCAGAGAATCGATTATTAGCGTTGCAACGGATTTGTTTATGAAAAATGGTTATCTTGCAACCTCAACGCGGGATATTGCGTCAATTTTGAATGTATCGCAACCATCAATTTACCATCACTTCAAAAATAAAGAGGCAATTTACGCGGAAGTATTGGAACGTTTTGCCGTTGAAATCGGAAATTCAATCAAAGAAATACTTACCAGTGATCATTCTTATGAAAAAAGACTTATTGAGACAAGTATCTACCTTAAGAACAATCATGCGGTTAACTTCTCACTCATGATGAATGACATTGAGAGTGAGCTCAGTGATGCGGTACAGTATAAAGTCTTTACAATTTGGCAGCAAAATTACTTTCAACCAATTCGTGATTTCTTTGAGGCCATTGCACAGTACATTGGCTATGATTTGAATCCAGAAATTGCATCACGTCACTACTTACGATTGCTTTCAGCGTATTTGTCCAAATCGACGTATGGAAGTGATGTTAGCGATGATGATGTTCATGTAGCAATCACGATATTCTTGCGTGGTGTCATCAAAAGCTCTGATTACGATTCGTTTATTGAATCCAACACAATCACTCAATAA
- a CDS encoding cold-shock protein: protein MESGKVKFFNGEKGFGFIINDANSEELFVHFSGIIAEGFKTLNEGQAVTFDIEMGQRGPQAINVKPL from the coding sequence ATGGAATCAGGAAAAGTAAAATTCTTTAATGGAGAAAAAGGCTTTGGATTCATCATCAACGATGCTAACAGCGAGGAACTTTTTGTTCATTTCTCAGGTATCATTGCTGAAGGATTCAAAACATTAAACGAAGGTCAAGCAGTTACATTCGATATCGAAATGGGACAACGTGGACCACAAGCAATTAATGTTAAACCTTTATAA
- a CDS encoding ABC transporter ATP-binding protein, with the protein MISLTNITKDFRDGNTVLHVLKPTTVTFNSHELCAIIGPSGSGKSTLLTIIGALQKPTTGGLVIDGKDVYALAERDRSALRFEKIGFVLQGSNLIPYLTVIEQFQLKLKQARSRDFAFLDTLLQTLDIASLRNKYPDEISGGERQRVAIGLALLLKPKILLADEPTASLDTERANEAVKLLRKVASELGTSVVMVTHDERMLVYCNRVLSMSDGTLSETHS; encoded by the coding sequence ATGATATCACTTACCAACATAACTAAAGATTTCAGGGATGGAAACACTGTCCTTCATGTTTTAAAACCAACAACCGTAACGTTTAATTCTCATGAACTTTGCGCAATCATTGGCCCCAGTGGGTCGGGGAAGTCAACCCTTTTAACAATTATCGGAGCATTACAAAAACCTACAACCGGAGGGCTGGTTATTGATGGAAAAGACGTATACGCTCTTGCAGAACGGGACAGGTCAGCATTGCGATTTGAGAAGATTGGATTTGTACTTCAAGGTTCTAACTTGATTCCTTATCTTACGGTTATCGAACAATTTCAATTGAAATTAAAACAAGCGCGCTCTCGTGACTTCGCCTTTCTTGATACTTTATTGCAAACCTTGGATATTGCATCACTCCGAAATAAGTACCCCGATGAAATCTCTGGTGGTGAACGACAACGTGTTGCGATTGGTTTGGCATTGTTGCTTAAGCCAAAGATACTTTTGGCGGATGAGCCGACTGCGAGTTTGGATACTGAGCGTGCCAATGAAGCTGTAAAGTTACTTCGCAAAGTTGCAAGCGAGTTGGGGACCTCCGTTGTGATGGTTACCCATGATGAACGCATGCTCGTTTATTGCAATCGCGTGCTATCAATGTCTGATGGAACACTGTCTGAGACTCATTCATAA
- the agaC gene encoding PTS galactosamine transporter subunit IIC codes for MQSITLMQGILLAVMALIVGIDFWLEALFIFRPIIVGTLTGIILGNAQLGLVAGGLTELTFAGLTPAGGTQPPNPVLAAVMTVVLAHTSGSTPEASIGLSLPFSFLMQYIILFFYSTFSFFMKGADIAADNADTEKILNINRITTLIVGVTYAVVVFLSAYVAQDAMKSLVTSMPEWLTHGFEIAGGILPAVGFGMLLKVMMKGSYIPYLIIGFVLASFLPFSNLLPVAMVGLALALIVFNLERDRDVAIADGLEKFEPVTKEEDEEDGI; via the coding sequence ATGCAATCAATTACACTGATGCAAGGAATCTTGCTTGCAGTAATGGCCCTCATTGTAGGGATTGATTTTTGGCTTGAAGCACTCTTTATATTTAGACCGATTATTGTGGGGACATTGACGGGGATTATTCTCGGCAATGCACAATTGGGGTTGGTTGCAGGGGGACTGACAGAGCTGACGTTTGCGGGCTTAACACCAGCGGGTGGAACACAACCACCAAACCCTGTGCTTGCGGCCGTCATGACCGTTGTACTAGCACACACTAGCGGCAGCACACCCGAGGCATCAATTGGGTTGTCCTTGCCATTTAGTTTCTTAATGCAATACATTATCCTATTCTTTTATTCAACATTCTCATTCTTTATGAAAGGCGCAGATATTGCTGCTGATAATGCAGATACTGAGAAAATTCTCAATATAAATAGAATAACAACATTAATTGTCGGCGTTACCTACGCTGTCGTTGTATTCTTGAGTGCGTATGTTGCCCAAGATGCCATGAAGTCACTGGTTACATCAATGCCAGAGTGGCTGACACATGGATTTGAAATTGCTGGAGGCATCTTACCTGCAGTTGGTTTTGGTATGCTACTGAAAGTGATGATGAAAGGGTCGTATATTCCATATCTCATTATCGGATTTGTTTTGGCTTCGTTCCTACCATTCTCAAATCTCTTACCAGTAGCCATGGTGGGACTTGCTCTTGCTCTAATTGTCTTTAATTTAGAACGAGATCGTGATGTCGCAATTGCAGATGGATTAGAGAAATTCGAACCTGTTACAAAAGAGGAGGATGAAGAAGATGGCATCTAA
- a CDS encoding DUF2177 family protein, with product MKKKIYIFSVTAVIFLVIDALWLISVGTSIYQQEIGSLLKDVTILPAVIFYVLYVVGMIVFVIDPNLHKYKMHKVLLMGFLFGVVCYGTYDLTNMATLKDWSWKIVVLDMIWGGFVTMLTTGIVTHVFKEADND from the coding sequence ATGAAGAAGAAAATATATATTTTTAGTGTCACTGCAGTCATTTTCTTAGTGATTGATGCCCTGTGGTTAATTAGTGTTGGGACATCGATCTATCAACAAGAAATTGGAAGTCTGTTGAAGGATGTCACAATTCTTCCGGCAGTAATTTTCTATGTCCTCTATGTAGTGGGAATGATTGTATTTGTTATTGATCCAAACTTACATAAATATAAAATGCATAAGGTATTACTGATGGGATTTCTTTTCGGTGTTGTATGTTATGGAACCTATGACTTAACAAACATGGCAACACTAAAGGATTGGTCATGGAAAATTGTAGTCCTCGATATGATATGGGGAGGGTTTGTTACGATGTTGACAACAGGAATCGTGACGCATGTGTTTAAGGAGGCAGACAATGACTGA
- the agaB gene encoding PTS galactosamine transporter subunit IIB, whose translation MANILLTRIDNRLVHGQVGVTWTMTLGANLLLVANDAVADDPIQQELMKTITDSSGVGIRFFTLEKTAEIIHKAADRQKIFLICKTPADVRYLIEHGVPINEVNVGNMHFSQGKRAISKKVYVDDQDMADFEYIKSKGVDLYIQDVPGDSKELIK comes from the coding sequence ATGGCTAATATTCTACTCACACGGATTGATAACCGACTTGTCCATGGGCAAGTTGGGGTAACATGGACAATGACATTGGGGGCAAATCTTTTGCTGGTTGCAAACGATGCAGTTGCAGATGATCCCATCCAACAAGAATTGATGAAGACAATCACAGATTCATCAGGTGTTGGTATTCGCTTTTTTACTTTAGAAAAAACAGCGGAGATTATTCATAAAGCGGCAGATAGACAAAAGATTTTCTTAATCTGTAAGACACCAGCAGATGTCCGCTATTTAATTGAACACGGTGTGCCAATCAATGAAGTGAATGTTGGAAATATGCATTTCTCACAAGGGAAACGGGCAATTTCTAAAAAAGTATATGTTGATGATCAAGACATGGCGGATTTTGAATACATAAAATCCAAGGGTGTTGATCTTTACATACAAGATGTACCGGGGGATTCAAAAGAACTTATCAAATAA